In the genome of Erpetoichthys calabaricus chromosome 18, fErpCal1.3, whole genome shotgun sequence, the window AGTTCCAGAATTCTAGGACTGTTTACAGCATTTTCAGGTTCCtaatgatatattttaaataactcTGCAcctgaataaaatattttaaaaacaaaatgggatCACTGCAGTATTGTCCTAACTGTCTTAAATTTGAGGACTACTCCTCAGTTCATCACAAGAGAAGCCATTGTTACATATGATTCCATGTTTGCAGGAATGTAAAAACTTAAGCCATAAAGCCTCTTTGCTCAGATAGCACATTTTAACTTGCAGAAAAGAAAGCAACTACCGgtacacaaaaaaactgatcattATTTTTATCAAAATCTCTGTCACAGAATTACCAAATTTAGAAGATGAAGCCCTGCTTCATATTTCATATATTATTTAATCCCAGTTCATTTAGGAAGTGTATTGCCGTATTGCTAAAGAAACTGCAGCTGCCTCATATGGAGCATGGGAATACTACCGTATTCTTATGGTCAAATGTAACGAAACAAATGCCAAAATCCCAGATTCAGTCTCCATTTAACAGCAGCATACAAGGGTCACCTGCACTTTTAGGCTAGTCAGCCACGCCAAATGTGCAAAGTAACTTTGAGCTTACATGGCTGTTCTTATATTTACAGCTCAACCAAATAACAGTCATGAATCAGTGAATTCAAAGAGCaaataaaaattatcaacatCTCTTACATCTTGCATAGCTTCCATTAGGTacaagaggaaataaaaaagcaacatctccTACTGATGTTCTACTGTATTTAGGAAAAAATGGAGCTATGGCATTGAGCCTCCAGAAAAGTGAAGAACTTTATCAGAAGACCTCACAGGTGTCAAATTTTGACTTATGGGGACAGACATTAGGGGAAAAAAACTATTGAAAGAGTCTATTTTGGCTTCACATTGATTACTTCTACACTGGACACTTGTGCAGTATAATGCCAATAGCCTTTGGctaactgaaatgttaaaacgTCCATTGCTTTGCAAATGCTATCCAGACTCCATAGCAGCTACTGGTTCAGGTCAGCATCCACAGCTCCAACTGTCCCCAACATCCTTGCTGTTTAATTTAATGGTATCTACCCCAGCATCCGTGAACACTGGACCACCATGCCGCACCATGAGTTCTGTGGCCATTTTGGTAAACGCCGTCTCCACATTGCTTGCATCCTTGGCTGACGTCTCAATGGCATCAATGGCCTCGTATTGCCTTGCCAAAGCTTCAGCTTCATCAAAGGGAACTTCTCGCAAATGATTTAAATCTGATTTGTTAcctttaaaaacaagcaaacaaagaaaaacaaaaatatgaaattttaacTAAATGAAGAAATTTTTGTATGTACATATAACCATGTACATTCCATATTCTTTTGCTTCCACCACAATTCACTTTTCCTACAACATTCCCATATGTCAAACTAGCACTCACCAATTAAAAGCTGTACAATGTTGGAGCCAGCATATCTCTGGACATCCTCAATCCATCGTGGCACAGAGTGGAAGGAACTGCTTTTACTTATGTCATATGCAATGATTGCCCCATTAGCGCTACGGTAGTAACTCTGAGTAATGGTGCGAAACCGCTCCTGTCCAGCAGTATCCCAGATTTGCAACTAGATAAAACAGAAAGGATGAATAGGCAAACCAAGCAATCAAACAAGTGAACTATTTATCCTGTCTCAATGAATCACCAATAATTAGTGCAACAGGTCAAATTTCTTCTTCCTAGGTGAAAGATGGAATTCAAAGAacatctaaattatttttttagatcATCTAACAACCCGAAAAGGCTTCAGTTGAGATCAGGAGATCAAAAAAAATGCTAATGGGCTTAACTTTGAAGGACATTGCTTCATATTGTTCTGCAATCCATTGCTGTAATGTTTTTGAGTTATCACTTCCTTTGAAACAGACACCTGATGCACCACATCCGGGCACACGATGAGGAAAGATACAgacaataaaaaagtgaaaccTTCACTTGCAATGAGAATAGGAAGCAACCATcagtaaaagacaaaaacaacTCCTCTGACATGTTTCATTCAGAGCAAGCAAGGCAGCCAGCCGTTTTCACAGTTTGCATACACAGTGCTTACAATGAAACAGCTgtcaattatatatttattttgtcacaAACTTGTGATATCTAAATTCTGTAGATttctcttttttgctgttttttattttgaaataactgcTTATTTTACCTaattacaaaaggcaaaaaaggaaatgcATACTCTATTGATTTCCAAAGACTCAATTCATACAATTAACAAATAAAGTAAATCCTAGAAATTAACAGCAGTCACCAAGCCCTGTGGACCTgtatggaatgttcaagcatacAAAAACTCATTTCTTGCAGTTTACAGTTACCTGCCCTAGTAGATCTCACCTCATTTACGCTCTGGCAGTAGCAAGGGtttattgctgtattttattttggatttacGTATAATGTAAAGTACGCTATTGTAAGTGTAAGGGGcgctactgtatatatacacagactaATCTATAAAATATTTACGCGCTTAATTGAGGGTAGATTACATTCTCACTGCAAACATACTGGCTAGTTAGGTGTCCCCTTGACCAATCTTACTGGTTCCATGAAACATAAATAAACCGGATCAACCACCTGCATAAACCTCAAGAAAACTCTGGAATGAGATTCGGCAAAGAACGTTTCAAAAACACATGGATTTTAAACGTCCGAGACTGAAACTGACAAGTCTTTCCGACACATGAAGCCAACTTTTCCTCTGTCTCCCACCCTGACTCGCGATGGCGCTGTCACCCGTCTTTTGGTTGGATTCACTTTTGGGCCCACTAAGTTAGAGCACGCTGCAGTGTTTTACCTTAACTCTCTTTCCCTGAATGTCCACGGTTTTCATGGTGAAGTCAACTCCAATGGTGTTTCCTTGCCTCTCCACGAAGATCCCCGATTTGAAGCGCTGTACTACGCACGTTTTGCCCACGCCGGCGTCACCGATTAAAACTATCTTGAAAAGAAAATCGTAGGCCTCATCAGCATCAGCCGCTAACATGTTGCCGGACTCGAATCTGCTGTCTTCACAGATGTCCGGCTGCCCTCGCTCCAAACAACTTAGTGGGTGACACTGACGTGGAGCTCCAGCACCTGCGAAAGTGCCAACGCGGAAGAGGCGCCTTAAGCCCCGCCCTCGGCCGTACAGCGTGCGCTACAGGCCCCGCCTCTCTATTAGGATGCACCACAAGCCGCGCCCCTCCCATTTGGCCTATTCAGTGGGCAGGACCCCTAGCGATGACCAAGGGCAGCGCCTGCGCAAAGCTTAGTCGTTACTGCCACACAGCATTTCCGCAATATGTTTGAGTGACTACAAGGATTTGCCCTGTCACGGTGGCCATGTCACAGAGCGCGTCCTCGGAATGCACGTGGCAAGGTCACATGTGACTAAACACCTGTTAATCAGCACAATAGTTAACAAAGGGTTATTGAGACAACATTGAATGTAATTACTATTATTGTTCAggcattttgcttctttttaactTCTTGTATTATCTTCCCATGTTTATGTGCTATATTTAATTTTCGGAGAAACTCCATACCAGTAAATATTGTTAGGCACAATCGATTAACTATGTTGTTTGCAAGTGTGTACCAATGCTTTTTACAATCTATAACCCGAGTCTCTGGGATGTTGACACGCCCTTTTTCAACTTTTGGGTTCCTCCCGTTAAACGTATCAATAGAAACGTTTAACCAATAACCAGTATTGAAATCATCTTTGTAGCTCCAAGTATGAATGAAGTTGACAAAAATTGATGCACTGATATTCTGTGAGGAACTCCAATAATAAAACCCAGATCCTGCCATTTCACTTTGACTGGCCATTCAATAAAATTTCCCAATTTTGCAGACAGATTTTTCcacagaaggttttttttttcctaaccctCCCCTATTTTCCTTCCGTCGACTACTTAACCTTCCCAAACTTGTCATTCGCAGCTCACTTCACAGGGAGAGCCATATTCTCCACCAAGCAATTTGAACTGTAACAGGAGCTGCCGTGTCACTTGCAAAAATGGTAATATTTTCGTGTCTGGCCACCCttataaattcaatattaaacaacggCCCTCTTGCCAGATTAAAAATCTTATTTAaggcatttctttcaggaagtgtCCAGCCATCTACACCGGTGAAACAGGGAGGTGGCTAGCATACCAGTTCAGGGGGCATGTTCTAGCTATTAAAATCAAAGACCCTGCAAAGCCCATTGTAGGACACCTCCCATCCCTTGACCATTGCCACACtgatctgtttgtgttctttcacagaaaTTGAAGACACTTTTCCAAGAAAAtcaataacctttaaccttttttacTTTTGCAGGTGTACTCTAATGCAGCCCTACactatattaattaatttatcctatttaatttacttttggtATTAGatcttttatattgatttatgtttGGTAGTTGTACCTCTTTCGTTATTATatttcactagcaaaatacccgtgcttcgcagtggctaagtactgctttaaaatttttattaagaagaaaagtaaacctttttaaactgagggaaaatataccaataattatttgttaaggatctctttgtataccacgttgtcagttcggccctccgattgtaatatgaccaagctgtgcactgagcttactcttgagcatgcaatgtatactcggccatgtgaaaagcaatcttgcctcaaatcaatggcaaccttttgtagtgtctgtccctgagacttattaattgtcattgcgaagcagagccttactggaaattggaggcgtttgaattgaaattggtttcatcgataacttcgcatccagcttttgagagtttaaacattcataaacatcatagtgtccactactcaaatcatcacctgtgaatctaagatgtttaagaggcattggcggttgttcaaaggtgtaaaatatttggccatttcggtacacttgaaagcgacaaccgaacaattcagaggcagccatcaactcacatgcagaacaataggtgaagggcttaagcatttcactcttatagtgctcctgtgtagtataattacctcctgtactgtcatcagtccacaccttgaacctgtcccagtcattcaatacataagacacaatgttcctccggatatcaagagtgagcctgatatggccatgtaatatgtaacacagagaatggaaaaggcagtcgccatctccgggcatggaaaccactcagtaagtgacagttctttgatcgatggtgatcacctcgatagacatgttaatggggtatggttggaacgataaaggaaatgggtacctgaacaatgtaaactaaatgTACTAAAACTAATGTACTgtagtctaaaatacctacacaataactataatcataataaacgaacaataaaacagcacagAAGCCGTgggttaaataaaaaggctgcagttatcagcaaggagacatgaataccgtggcgaagcaaggaagggaatgaagagaccggagcgacggatggccttatataggcaggcagccaacgacatgggaggcgtggggatgggggatcCAATGCTGCCTCACACGGCGAcagagctgcaggctatggacatatatacgtacgtaagtaggattcagttagcgttgggaacccgcgtaccaaatttcttgaagatgggcccataagtaacaaagaccgttggaaagttcaatatggcggccgacagtggcttcataccaccgaaataagtacgtacatcggtttcggttagcacagggaagccacctaccaaatttcgtgaagatggggccataaataagaaagtttaacatggcggacgttgtggACCGTTATGACAGttacgcattgaatttcgaaatgaaacctgcttaacttttgtaagtaagctgtaaggaatgagcctgcaaaatttcagccttctacctacacgggaagttggagagttagtgatgagtgagtcagtgagagctttgccttttattagtatagactagcaaaatacccgcgctttgcagcggagaagtagtgtgttaaagaggttatgtaaacatatatatatacatatacagtacatatctacatatacacatatctacatatacatatatatacatacatatacacatccacagatacatatatatacaaatacaaatttacacatctacatatatatatatatatactagcaaaatacccgcgcttcgcagcggagaagtaatgtgttaaagaggttatgaaaaaaaaaggaaacattttaaaaataacgtaacatgattgtcaatgtaattgtgttgtcattgttatgagtgttgctgtcttttatatatataatatgcacacacacacacataaacatatatatacataaacatatatacatacatatctacatatacacatatctacatatacatacgtatatacaaatccacataaacatatatatacatatacaaatttacatatctacatatatatatatatatagacatagatatatacatacatacattcacatatatatatatatatatatatatactgtatatatacatatctacttattggctcctgtatttaggatatggcaggttggataatggatggatggacatttgtatgcatagccctatttgcccattttcgtttttttttctttcttcagtaatatttcagcaaacccggagcttgtcagttcaaatcctggtactgacaccactgtgtgaccctgaggaagtcacttcacctgcctgtgctgcaaaaaacaaaagtaatgtaacaaattgtacttcagatgttgtaagttggtggaataaaggcataagtcaaatagataaatatgtattatacacataggaactattcatttattttcagttaagtcatctgcagcaaacttttataaatgacggtttctcctttttagatagtgcaaactgtttcttcttcattgacgttttctcttggagagcttttttcatttcattgaaaatgaaagcagcagctgccaaaatatgtagctttcttattaatttttcaacattgtgtaaaataaatgtataaagtaacataaaaggtttaaatactggttatccttttacagtaaaatattactacacagatacaaaaaaagttaaatggatatgttctttttctttaaggagattaaatattactgaagaaagaaaaaaaaaattaaacagccaaatggggctatgcatatgaacttaaaaggtttaaataaaacagaaatatatattttatttttacttggttaacttgtggagggtgtatcctgtagcaaagccctaactgttttcgtgaaagcccgtttcagtcaataagtcttatgtgtgtgtttatgtatgtgtgtatatatatgtagatatgtgtatatgtagatatgtatatacagtatatgtatatgtatataaatgtttatgtgtgtgtgtctattatatatataatatatatatatatatataaaagacagcaacacttataacaatgacaacacaattacattgacaatcatgttacgttatttttaaaatgtttccttttttttttcataacctctttaacacactacttctctgctgcgaagcgcgggtattttgctagtatatatatacatacatatacacacatacatgcagtttcaataacatagaaatcaatataaatattaacatcattatcatatgagaatatgaagtaatatataagaagcacattttatataaatataaattattaaacagtaaaatcttcttctgtaatttgctaccgtggcaatttgtgtgtctgtccaggattttaaatcacctgtagctcgcaaaccgtttcacctattgacttgaaatctggtacacatatagtacgtcacgtctactatccgctttatgggtgatgattgtattactctttttatgtttattttattttattgtagaatcaactcctatctgcgcacaccagggcggccgtgggcagatgcgtatggtgtattcactccatgttatcgtgcattgcgctgtcactggtattttgataaaagaatttgaacaacatataagaagcgtataaattattaaacagtaaaacattaacatttaagaagtaaagttagattaagtactactgcagtgccctcgggtatacctcattttttgtttgtccattacatgcttaaatgtatacattttttggtgtacctacccgagaacacgcgacatataaccgagcgtgggagaagcatggattttaaacacgcgttgagttcatctgctggtctccctcgtggaataactggtaatgtttgaataaaatctacagcgagtaaaacgacattacctcctatttttttttttacgatctctgagatgttgcttttttcggttcaaggcttcataagctcttttatgttgtatggtgtacttatcccaaaccatcatctttgaatgttgcaagactttcgccttgtatgtagatcggggtaattacattcattgcattcctagtctgaatcacaatctgattgtatgggtggttacctggcactgtagggttgccacccgtcctttaaaatacggaatcgtgccgcatttgagaatgaaattgcgcgtcccgttttgaatcaatactggacgggatttctcccgtattttttttatcattttttttaaagcagcgtctcatgcaaatcatcccacacgcattttatgaagatgcctcctttcctacttttgattgggtaatacttgatgttatcgttagtttgattggtctttttaactgtccagtgaggagggcgtgtcttttaagtagagtctggaaagtgttggcactgagatgtggcgtcagcgccagagttgaagcccctaatgttgcggtcagcaagtcggctaac includes:
- the rab43 gene encoding ras-related protein Rab-43; the protein is MLAADADEAYDFLFKIVLIGDAGVGKTCVVQRFKSGIFVERQGNTIGVDFTMKTVDIQGKRVKLQIWDTAGQERFRTITQSYYRSANGAIIAYDISKSSSFHSVPRWIEDVQRYAGSNIVQLLIGNKSDLNHLREVPFDEAEALARQYEAIDAIETSAKDASNVETAFTKMATELMVRHGGPVFTDAGVDTIKLNSKDVGDSWSCGC